From Moraxella sp. K1664, one genomic window encodes:
- the glp gene encoding gephyrin-like molybdotransferase Glp — translation MISVEDLQHAINATASTHAKAHKDTLALPLLSAIGHVLAQDITAGFDIPRQHLSAMDGFALGAGSDLASGSPFVVIGESCAGKPYQGMVDVGQAVRIFTGAVVPDGCDNVVMQENTDWDDIKHSIDKSTTYTITLAKDSYAGNNIRHQGEEVATGECVLSVGKRLNPADISLLANLGVADVVVYRPLVVGILATGDELVTVGESLPNLANIYNSNTPTLKALLKDLPIIIKDYGIIPDDLAKTCHAIEQAVHECDVVVSSAGVSVGDYDFLTHAIDKLGKITHYKVAMKPGKPFVFGELYDNADSPKTVLYFGLPGNPLSCVVGCLQFIIPALWRLSGVRDDDLPKRLTLKATLSHDIKKRAGRKEFMRGIYHQDELGGFVVQAVGVQDSHRIKQLSLANCLIVADKDSEGYLAGDEITIESFGWGFY, via the coding sequence ATGATTAGTGTAGAAGACTTACAACACGCCATCAACGCCACGGCAAGCACGCACGCCAAGGCTCACAAGGACACGCTAGCTTTGCCCCTATTATCCGCCATCGGTCATGTGCTGGCACAGGACATCACGGCAGGTTTTGACATTCCCCGCCAACACTTGTCCGCCATGGACGGTTTTGCCTTGGGGGCAGGGTCGGATTTGGCGAGTGGTAGCCCGTTTGTTGTCATTGGCGAGTCGTGTGCAGGCAAGCCTTATCAAGGCATGGTGGACGTGGGGCAAGCGGTGCGAATCTTTACAGGGGCGGTCGTGCCAGATGGGTGCGACAATGTGGTCATGCAAGAGAACACCGATTGGGACGACATCAAACACAGCATTGATAAATCCACCACTTACACCATCACCCTTGCCAAAGACTCATACGCAGGCAACAACATCAGGCACCAAGGCGAAGAAGTCGCCACAGGCGAGTGCGTGCTGAGTGTGGGCAAACGCCTAAACCCTGCCGACATCAGTCTGCTTGCCAATCTTGGCGTGGCGGATGTGGTGGTGTATCGTCCGCTTGTGGTGGGGATTTTGGCGACAGGCGATGAGCTTGTAACTGTGGGCGAGAGCCTGCCAAACCTTGCCAATATTTATAACTCAAACACGCCCACCCTAAAAGCACTTTTAAAAGATTTGCCCATCATCATCAAAGATTACGGCATTATCCCTGACGACTTAGCTAAGACTTGCCACGCCATAGAGCAAGCGGTGCATGAATGCGATGTGGTGGTGTCAAGTGCAGGGGTGTCGGTGGGCGATTATGACTTTTTGACCCATGCCATTGACAAACTGGGCAAAATCACCCATTACAAAGTCGCCATGAAGCCGGGTAAACCCTTTGTCTTTGGCGAGCTTTATGACAATGCCGATAGCCCCAAAACGGTGCTGTATTTTGGGCTACCCGGTAATCCTTTGTCCTGCGTAGTGGGCTGTTTGCAGTTTATCATTCCCGCCTTGTGGCGACTGTCTGGGGTGCGTGATGATGACTTGCCCAAGCGATTAACCTTAAAGGCGACCCTAAGCCACGACATCAAAAAAAGGGCAGGACGTAAAGAATTTATGCGTGGCATTTATCATCAAGATGAGCTTGGTGGATTTGTGGTGCAAGCGGTGGGCGTGCAAGACTCGCACCGTATCAAGCAGTTATCACTTGCCAACTGCCTTATCGTGGCAGACAAAGACAGCGAAGGCTATTTGGCAGGCGATGAGATAACAATAGAGTCATTTGGGTGGGGGTTTTATTGA
- a CDS encoding IS3 family transposase: protein MSTNKEQVLIIQELRHKHKLADLLAVSNLPRSVFYYHIRQSTKPDKDLDLKEHINHIYHQHKGRYGYRRITSELNNQLAQKGMVINHKRVQRLMAKLGLKALVRRQRKFNTYKGTMGKDTIQDNILKRDFKADKPNQKWATDITEFKVQDKANDGGVIQRKLYLSPIIDLFNGEIVSYTMKDRPTYELVKEMLNDALSKLSQEKMDDKPIIHSDQGWHYQMHQYQQTLKEQGLTQSMSRKGNCLDNAVIESFFGTLKQEIFYETTTFTSTDELKQVIDEYIHYYNHDRIKSKLKGLSPVKYRNLVQLGLIQPLATT, encoded by the coding sequence ATCAGTACAAACAAAGAACAAGTCCTGATCATCCAAGAATTAAGGCATAAGCACAAACTTGCTGACTTATTGGCAGTGTCAAACTTGCCAAGAAGTGTGTTTTATTACCACATTCGTCAAAGTACAAAGCCTGACAAAGACCTTGACTTAAAAGAACACATTAACCACATCTACCACCAACACAAGGGCAGGTATGGTTATCGTAGAATCACATCAGAGCTTAACAATCAGCTTGCCCAAAAAGGCATGGTCATTAATCATAAACGAGTGCAACGACTGATGGCTAAACTTGGACTCAAAGCATTGGTTCGTCGTCAACGTAAGTTTAATACTTACAAAGGCACAATGGGCAAAGATACCATTCAGGACAATATACTCAAAAGAGACTTTAAAGCAGACAAACCCAATCAAAAGTGGGCAACAGACATCACAGAGTTTAAAGTACAAGACAAGGCAAATGATGGCGGTGTCATTCAAAGAAAACTCTACCTATCGCCCATCATCGACTTGTTTAATGGTGAGATTGTCAGTTATACGATGAAGGACAGACCAACGTATGAGTTGGTCAAAGAGATGTTAAATGATGCCCTATCCAAGCTAAGCCAAGAAAAGATGGATGACAAACCCATCATTCATTCAGACCAAGGCTGGCACTATCAAATGCACCAGTATCAACAAACCCTAAAAGAACAAGGCTTAACCCAAAGCATGTCAAGAAAAGGCAATTGTTTGGATAATGCTGTGATAGAGAGCTTCTTTGGTACGCTAAAACAAGAGATATTTTATGAGACAACCACATTTACATCAACAGATGAACTTAAACAAGTGATTGATGAGTACATACACTACTACAATCATGATAGAATAAAGAGCAAATTAAAAGGACTAAGTCCTGTTAAGTACAGAAACTTAGTCCAATTAGGGTTAATACAACCACTTGCAACAACCTAA
- a CDS encoding helix-turn-helix domain-containing protein yields MAKYTTDFKLSVIGYYLNHHGYKQTAKHFNLNHTTVELWVKLYQAHGIDGIKRRHTKAVYDTDFKLNAVQAIQQGKSLTQLAIELNLPQPSLLSTWLKSYQAFGIMGLIPKPKGKKAMSNKHNANKTKSTWKTKQDHEKSVDDLLDELAYLRAENDYLKKLDALIRQKEQSVQTKNKS; encoded by the coding sequence ATGGCAAAATACACAACCGACTTTAAACTGTCTGTGATTGGGTATTATCTTAATCATCATGGCTACAAACAAACCGCCAAACACTTTAATCTAAACCACACAACCGTAGAGCTATGGGTTAAACTCTATCAAGCACATGGCATTGATGGCATAAAAAGACGACACACAAAGGCTGTCTATGACACAGATTTTAAGCTTAATGCCGTTCAAGCCATACAACAGGGCAAATCGCTTACACAACTTGCCATAGAGCTTAATCTGCCACAACCTTCTTTACTGTCAACTTGGTTAAAGTCCTACCAAGCCTTTGGTATAATGGGACTAATACCCAAACCCAAAGGCAAAAAAGCAATGTCAAACAAACACAACGCTAATAAAACCAAATCAACTTGGAAAACCAAACAAGACCACGAAAAAAGTGTGGATGATTTGCTTGATGAACTTGCCTATCTTAGAGCAGAGAATGACTATCTAAAAAAGCTAGATGCCTTAATTCGTCAAAAGGAACAATCAGTACAAACAAAGAACAAGTCCTGA
- a CDS encoding IS5 family transposase (programmed frameshift), translating to MARTLLTNEQWYKLKIILLQLGIYNKHNLRLTVEGILFRIRTGIPWRDLPVCFGYHNTIYKTFVRWSKLGKLMKLFQCLSEEADAEWVFIDGSYIKAHQHACNVANKTEQGIGKSVGGNTTKIHLVVDACGNPIDFIITGGQVHDVKIAPQLIEQNKQVLQSTEVLSADKGYDCDDLREQIKQTNTTPNIPKRSNSKSKDQNPIDDYLYKLRHLVENAFEKCKRFRAVATRYDKLLVCYEGTVALAFVCQWVRLL from the exons ATGGCTCGCACCTTACTCACAAATGAACAATGGTACAAGTTAAAGATTATTCTACTACAACTTGGTATCTACAACAAGCACAATCTTAGATTAACCGTAGAAGGCATTTTGTTTCGCATTCGTACAGGCATACCTTGGCGAGATTTACCAGTTTGTTTTGGTTATCATAACACCATTTACAAAACCTTTGTGCGTTGGTCTAAGCTAGGCAAACTCATGAAATTGTTTCAATGCTTATCCGAAGAAGCTGATGCTGAATGGGTATTTATAGATGGCAGTTACATCAAAGCTCATCAACATGCTTGTAATGTCGCTAACAAGACAGAACAAGGCATTGGCAAAAGTGTGGGTGGAAATACCACAAAAATTCATCTTGTGGTAGATGCTTGTGGGAATCCCATAGACTTTATCATCACAGGTGGACAAGTTCATGATGTTAAGATTGCTCCACAGCTGATAGAACAAAACAAACAAGTTTTACAAAGC ACAGAAGTATTAAGTGCTGACAAGGGTTATGACTGTGATGACCTAAGGGAGCAAATTAAACAAACCAATACAACACCCAACATACCAAAACGCAGTAATAGCAAAAGTAAAGACCAAAACCCAATAGATGACTACTTATACAAATTAAGACACCTAGTAGAAAACGCCTTTGAAAAATGCAAAAGATTTAGAGCGGTTGCTACAAGGTATGATAAGCTACTGGTGTGTTATGAAGGTACAGTAGCTTTGGCTTTTGTTTGTCAATGGGTGAGATTGTTGTGA
- the moaA gene encoding GTP 3',8-cyclase MoaA — protein sequence MGGQGLHTQLAPTPLVDGFNRQLTYLRLSVTDFCNFRCDYCLPNGYQGKRPDDELTLAEIDTLFGGFVSLGTKKVRLTGGEPSVRRDLADIITLARQHGIAKVAISSNGYKLAKHLSSWQNAGLNQLNLSIDSFDKDIFKKITGFDILPTLLNDVDRLLETTDIKLKMNGILMHDTAYDNLLSALDFVKERPVTYRFIEFMQTSDNADLFFAQNQTAYFIKDHLITHGWQPKPKAQDDGPAIEYTHPDYAGSIGIIEPYAKNFCDSCNRLRVSSLGKVHLCLFDSQNYDIRPYLATQDKKGLMTALKGLMPIKPEHHYLDSHSGIMNNLSLVGG from the coding sequence ATGGGCGGGCAAGGCTTACACACCCAACTTGCCCCCACGCCGCTTGTGGACGGATTTAACAGACAGCTGACCTACCTACGCCTATCCGTTACCGACTTTTGTAACTTTCGCTGTGATTACTGTCTGCCGAATGGCTATCAAGGCAAACGCCCTGATGACGAGCTGACACTTGCCGAGATTGACACGCTTTTTGGTGGCTTTGTCAGCCTTGGCACAAAAAAAGTGCGTCTGACAGGCGGAGAGCCGTCCGTTCGCCGTGATTTGGCGGATATCATCACCCTTGCTAGACAGCATGGCATTGCCAAAGTCGCCATCTCATCAAACGGCTACAAACTTGCCAAACATCTATCATCTTGGCAAAACGCTGGGCTTAATCAATTAAATCTTAGCATTGACAGTTTTGATAAAGACATATTCAAAAAAATCACAGGCTTTGACATATTGCCCACGCTATTAAATGACGTGGATAGATTATTAGAAACGACTGATATCAAATTAAAAATGAACGGTATTTTAATGCACGATACCGCTTATGATAATTTATTATCCGCCCTTGATTTTGTCAAAGAGCGTCCTGTTACTTATCGCTTTATTGAATTTATGCAAACCAGTGATAATGCCGATTTGTTTTTTGCTCAAAATCAAACCGCTTATTTTATCAAAGACCACCTTATCACACACGGCTGGCAACCAAAACCCAAAGCCCAAGACGATGGACCTGCCATTGAATATACCCACCCTGATTATGCAGGCAGTATTGGCATTATTGAGCCATATGCCAAAAACTTTTGTGATAGTTGTAATCGGTTAAGAGTCAGCAGTCTTGGTAAAGTGCATTTGTGCTTATTTGATTCTCAAAATTATGACATTCGCCCTTATCTTGCCACACAAGACAAAAAAGGGCTAATGACAGCACTAAAAGGCTTAATGCCAATAAAACCTGAACATCATTATTTAGACAGTCATAGCGGTATTATGAATAATCTCTCATTGGTGGGCGGTTAG
- a CDS encoding MOSC domain-containing protein, whose translation MTAETITQLDDLPRLIGTLTDVRAGKVEPFVRGVSAINKIAIEGSMKVNLLGLSEDEQAEHKFHGGHLKALHQMPITTYDAINQEFNLNVPIGSLGENLTVMTSGEPMCEDNVCIGDIYQFGEGDDSVQVRLIQPRRPCYKINDKLGNAGVSYFVAREGIAGWYYQVVRTGVLHADMPVYLIDRPYPFANLTALWSLINQKSGIEAQTADKWLGIDCLEISWKKKIHDKRKAH comes from the coding sequence ATGACCGCAGAGACAATCACACAACTAGATGATTTGCCAAGACTTATCGGCACATTAACCGATGTACGAGCAGGCAAGGTAGAGCCGTTCGTGCGTGGCGTGAGTGCCATTAACAAAATAGCGATTGAAGGTAGTATGAAGGTGAATCTGCTGGGTCTGTCCGAAGATGAGCAGGCGGAGCATAAATTTCACGGCGGACACCTAAAAGCCCTGCACCAAATGCCCATCACGACCTATGACGCCATCAATCAAGAATTTAATTTGAACGTACCCATCGGCTCATTGGGCGAGAACCTAACCGTGATGACATCAGGCGAGCCGATGTGCGAGGATAATGTCTGCATTGGTGATATCTATCAGTTTGGCGAGGGCGATGACAGCGTGCAAGTGCGTCTGATACAGCCGCGTCGTCCCTGCTACAAGATTAACGACAAACTTGGCAACGCAGGCGTGTCCTATTTCGTGGCACGAGAGGGTATTGCAGGGTGGTATTATCAGGTGGTGCGAACAGGGGTACTTCATGCGGACATGCCTGTTTATCTCATTGACCGCCCTTATCCTTTTGCTAATTTGACAGCGTTATGGTCATTGATTAACCAAAAATCTGGCATTGAGGCACAGACGGCGGATAAATGGCTTGGTATTGACTGCCTAGAAATCAGCTGGAAAAAGAAAATTCACGACAAACGTAAAGCTCATTGA
- the moaB gene encoding molybdenum cofactor biosynthesis protein B: MCELCNNLNHIAPPKADKPFIPLNIAVLTVSDTRTLDEDTSGQYLADSIKKAGHTLIDRKLTTDDIYQIRAVMSAWIADPDVHAVISTGGTGFYHRDNMPEAVSVLFDKEVAGFGEMFRLLSKDDIGMSTLQSRAVAGMANSTAIFCLPGSTGACRTGWEGILLEQLDNRTRPCNFVPHLMRQNPTHG, from the coding sequence ATGTGCGAACTTTGCAACAACCTCAACCACATCGCTCCGCCAAAAGCGGACAAGCCATTTATTCCGCTCAACATTGCCGTGCTGACCGTCTCCGACACTCGCACGCTGGACGAAGACACGTCAGGGCAATATCTGGCGGACAGTATCAAAAAGGCAGGGCATACGCTCATCGACCGCAAGCTCACAACAGACGACATCTACCAAATCCGTGCCGTGATGAGTGCGTGGATTGCCGACCCTGATGTTCATGCCGTCATCAGCACGGGCGGTACGGGCTTTTATCATCGGGACAATATGCCAGAGGCGGTGTCGGTGCTGTTTGACAAAGAAGTGGCGGGCTTTGGCGAGATGTTTCGCCTGCTCTCCAAAGACGACATTGGTATGTCCACCTTGCAATCTCGGGCGGTGGCAGGCATGGCAAACAGCACAGCGATTTTTTGCTTGCCAGGTTCGACAGGGGCGTGCCGTACGGGCTGGGAAGGCATTTTGTTAGAACAGCTTGATAACCGCACACGTCCTTGCAACTTTGTGCCACATCTTATGCGTCAAAATCCCACGCACGGCTAA
- a CDS encoding NTP transferase domain-containing protein: MQKGKKDKAMSVIGLLILAGGNSRRMGSPKALLPLPNHQTLLDFHVNNAKTLNLPILIGDNDKGFLDKSFFNNANSINLSVVIIDDYIKNAGALSCILSAFHYCQNHFLNNKDELENKNLSDKFLMVMSCDNLIDVSQIFNLLKKADLNNHHGAYLKDTSGDKDYPLLGCYSLSLYNELKVYLDKGERSVMKFLKDKDICQISMPTDWRNLANFNTPDEFKLALSYFKNNPQKEQS, encoded by the coding sequence ATGCAAAAAGGTAAAAAAGATAAAGCCATGAGCGTGATTGGTCTATTGATTTTGGCAGGGGGCAATTCTCGACGTATGGGTTCGCCCAAGGCGTTGTTGCCCTTGCCAAATCATCAGACATTGCTTGATTTTCATGTCAATAATGCTAAGACATTAAATCTGCCGATACTCATTGGCGATAATGACAAAGGGTTTTTGGATAAGTCTTTTTTTAATAATGCCAATTCAATCAATTTATCTGTTGTTATCATTGATGACTATATCAAAAATGCAGGGGCGTTGTCTTGTATATTATCCGCTTTTCATTATTGCCAAAATCATTTTTTAAATAATAAAGATGAATTAGAAAATAAAAATTTATCCGATAAATTTTTAATGGTGATGAGCTGTGATAACTTGATTGATGTTAGCCAAATTTTTAATTTATTAAAAAAGGCTGATTTAAACAATCATCATGGGGCGTATTTAAAAGACACATCGGGCGATAAAGATTATCCGTTATTGGGCTGTTATTCGTTGTCTTTATATAATGAATTAAAAGTGTATTTGGATAAGGGCGAGCGGTCTGTGATGAAATTTTTAAAGGATAAAGATATTTGCCAAATATCCATGCCAACAGATTGGCGAAATCTTGCCAATTTTAATACGCCTGATGAATTTAAATTGGCATTGTCGTATTTTAAAAACAACCCACAAAAAGAGCAATCATGA
- the moaC gene encoding cyclic pyranopterin monophosphate synthase MoaC → MNLTHLDKDGNITMVDVGDKIATARTATAQGKVVFTPDVYRHIKDTDGMTKKGSIIQTAHIAGIMAGKKTHELIPLCHALPLDTIKMSFEYADDECAIVVGAVAKVTHKTGVEMEALTAVSVACLTIYDMTKAISHDITITDIHLVQKTGGKSDYDK, encoded by the coding sequence ATGAATCTTACCCATTTAGACAAAGACGGCAACATCACCATGGTGGACGTGGGCGACAAAATCGCCACCGCACGCACCGCCACCGCACAGGGCAAGGTGGTGTTCACCCCTGACGTGTACCGCCACATCAAAGACACAGACGGCATGACCAAAAAGGGCAGTATCATTCAGACTGCCCACATCGCAGGGATTATGGCGGGCAAAAAAACGCACGAGCTGATACCCTTATGCCATGCCTTGCCCCTTGACACCATCAAGATGAGCTTTGAGTATGCTGATGATGAGTGTGCCATCGTGGTGGGGGCGGTCGCCAAAGTTACCCACAAGACAGGCGTTGAGATGGAAGCCTTGACCGCCGTATCTGTGGCGTGTCTGACCATCTATGACATGACCAAGGCAATCAGCCATGACATCACGATAACTGACATTCATCTTGTCCAAAAAACAGGGGGAAAATCCGATTATGACAAATAA
- a CDS encoding MoaD/ThiS family protein — MTNNNQPFDTISLTVLYFASLAEQAGKDSETVQVDSDDLAVIYNELSAQYGFDLPQDKVAVAINHEFGGWGDTVSSGDTIAFIPPVAGG, encoded by the coding sequence ATGACAAATAACAATCAACCATTTGATACGATAAGCCTTACTGTGCTGTACTTTGCCAGCCTTGCCGAACAAGCAGGTAAGGATAGTGAGACTGTGCAGGTAGATAGCGATGATTTGGCAGTGATTTATAATGAGCTGTCCGCCCAATACGGCTTTGATTTACCCCAAGACAAAGTGGCGGTTGCCATCAATCACGAGTTTGGCGGTTGGGGTGATACGGTCTCATCAGGCGATACGATTGCCTTTATTCCGCCTGTGGCAGGGGGCTGA
- a CDS encoding molybdenum cofactor biosynthesis protein MoaE, which produces MKTVHDNALITSLPVEQAYELARVDGFALSDCPIDDRLLKSYLLNDTAGALVTFEGWVRNHNNKRAVSRLTYYGYEQLAINHGAKLIREAKANFDITHAVAIHRIGELGIGDMAVWIGVCASHRTPAFDACEWLLNAIKADIPVWKQEFYDDDSGLWLSNNG; this is translated from the coding sequence ATGAAAACGGTTCATGATAATGCGTTAATCACAAGCCTGCCTGTGGAGCAAGCCTATGAGCTTGCCCGAGTGGACGGTTTTGCTTTGTCGGATTGCCCCATTGATGATAGATTGTTAAAATCGTATCTACTAAATGACACCGCAGGGGCGTTGGTAACGTTTGAAGGGTGGGTGCGTAACCATAATAACAAGCGAGCGGTGAGCCGTCTGACTTACTACGGCTATGAACAGCTCGCCATCAATCACGGGGCGAAGCTCATCCGTGAAGCCAAAGCCAACTTTGACATCACGCACGCTGTCGCCATTCACCGCATTGGCGAGCTTGGCATTGGCGATATGGCGGTGTGGATTGGGGTGTGTGCGTCTCATCGCACGCCCGCCTTTGATGCTTGCGAATGGCTATTAAACGCCATCAAAGCCGACATTCCTGTGTGGAAGCAGGAGTTCTATGATGATGACAGCGGTTTGTGGTTG